A region of Haliotis asinina isolate JCU_RB_2024 chromosome 7, JCU_Hal_asi_v2, whole genome shotgun sequence DNA encodes the following proteins:
- the LOC137291207 gene encoding P-selectin glycoprotein ligand 1-like, with protein MPPVQWDNFSSVTGGGGGGLAQSLGWIPQLVPSEEQVSPVVPSEEQVSPAVPSEEQVSPAVPSEEQVSPVVPSEEQVSPVVPSEEQVSPVVPSEEQVSPVVPSEEQVSPVVPSEEQVSPVVPSEEQVSPAVPSEEQVSPAVPSEEQVSPAVPSEEQVSPAVPSEEQVSPAVPSEEQVSPVVPSEEQVSPVVPSEEHVSPVVPSVKRGSHLDQN; from the exons ATGCCTCCAGTTCAGTGGGACAATTTTTCATCTGTaacaggtggtggtggtggtggactAGCCCAGTCCCTGGGATGGATTCCCCAAT TAGTACCCTCTGAGGAACAGGTATCGCCAGTAGTACCCTCTGAGGAACAGGTATCGCCAGCAGTACCCTCTGAGGAACAGGTATCACCAGCAGTACCCTCTGAGGAACAGGTATCACCAGTAGTACCCTCTGAGGAACAGGTATCACCAGTAGTACCCTCTGAGGAACAGGTATCACCAGTAGTACCCTCTGAGGAACAGGTATCACCAGTAGTACCCTCTGAGGAACAGGTATCACCAGTAGTACCCTCTGAGGAACAGGTATCACCAGTAGTACCCTCTGAGGAACAGGTATCACCAGCAGTACCCTCTGAGGAACAGGTATCACCAGCAGTACCCTCTGAGGAACAGGTATCACCAGCAGTACCCTCTGAGGAACAGGTATCACCAGCAGTACCCTCTGAGGAACAGGTATCACCAGCAGTACCCTCTGAGGAACAGGTATCACCAGTAGTACCCTCTGAGGAACAGGTATCACCAGTAGTACCCTCTGAGGAACATGTATCACCAGTAGTACCCTCGGTGAAAAGAGGAAGTCATTTAGATCAAAACTGA